A single window of Sulfurovum riftiae DNA harbors:
- a CDS encoding HAD family hydrolase, whose product MKQLLLGLLLSFGIFATASETLPSWNEGESRANIINYVRAVTDKQNADYIAPKDRIAVFDNDGTLWSEQPAYFQLFFAIDRVKALASEHPEWKTTEPFKSVLENNMEGIVKSGKKGLLQIVGATHAGMDEESFEKIVKQWLKTAKHPTKHRPYTDLIFQPMMELIDYLEANDFKVFIVSGGGIDFMRAFIPEVYGIPSERIIGSTGKVYYENGKIIKEPKIDFIDDKEMKPVAIYYNIGKRPVAAFGNSDGDLAMMQYTEANTNAKTLQLYVHHTDAKREWAYDRKSSIGKLDKGLDYAKIHHWTIVDMKKDWKVIYPFELKK is encoded by the coding sequence ATGAAACAACTACTTTTAGGACTCCTTCTTTCTTTTGGCATTTTTGCAACAGCATCCGAGACACTCCCTTCATGGAACGAAGGAGAAAGCAGGGCTAACATCATAAACTACGTAAGGGCAGTCACTGATAAGCAGAATGCTGATTATATTGCACCCAAAGACCGTATTGCCGTCTTTGACAATGACGGTACCCTCTGGTCCGAACAGCCTGCCTATTTCCAGCTCTTTTTTGCAATAGACAGAGTGAAAGCTCTGGCTTCAGAACATCCGGAATGGAAGACGACAGAACCGTTCAAATCTGTTCTTGAGAACAATATGGAAGGTATTGTCAAAAGCGGCAAGAAGGGTTTGCTGCAGATCGTCGGTGCAACACATGCCGGTATGGACGAGGAGAGCTTTGAGAAGATCGTGAAGCAGTGGCTCAAGACGGCGAAACACCCTACCAAACACAGACCCTATACAGACCTCATCTTCCAGCCGATGATGGAGCTCATAGACTATCTTGAAGCCAATGATTTCAAAGTCTTCATCGTCTCGGGTGGAGGCATAGATTTTATGCGTGCATTCATCCCAGAAGTGTATGGTATCCCTTCCGAGCGCATCATCGGTTCTACCGGAAAGGTGTATTACGAGAACGGCAAGATCATCAAGGAGCCAAAGATAGACTTCATAGACGACAAAGAGATGAAGCCTGTAGCGATCTACTACAACATAGGAAAGCGTCCGGTAGCTGCGTTCGGAAACTCCGACGGGGACCTCGCGATGATGCAGTACACCGAAGCCAATACAAATGCCAAAACCTTGCAACTCTATGTGCACCATACCGATGCAAAACGCGAATGGGCGTATGACAGGAAGTCATCTATCGGAAAACTGGACAAAGGCTTGGATTATGCTAAAATACATCATTGGACGATAGTCGATATGAAAAAAGACTGGAAGGTCATCTATCCGTTCGAATTGAAAAAGTAA
- a CDS encoding NAD-binding protein — MDIMIAGAGTVGYSLAQTLSYKHNVIVIDKDIIKLNKLDEDIDILVLHGDVENPKTYQALNFESVDLFIAVTDSDEANLLSTLIVEDVLEVERKIIRLKNDGFLKSHVLNKLSIDYAVFPDITTANKVKALFTFPKANNVKMFHQTKHKLISIRVQYDAHRLYRVDELIDQNVSIVGIEREKSFFVPARSDEIHKEDLVYLFGTIGAIEEIASKLDEKMPTSIKKIVIFGANTLAQKIAKALLDKHLEIKMIEKDLKYCRAASELLQGKVDIINSAYEDQRLFEEEGLKNADMIIAAGQNDETNIIKCMEAKEYGIQKVVAVNNDKAYYNLMHKMGIVVVRGSKAGAHYAILEKISSSSIVTQRHFCGGQGILFMRKIYPNSELIGKSVRSVKIGDSVFLLLRKEKIYDLPQVETLEQGDILVVFGAFDYKEEIQQWIYKL, encoded by the coding sequence ATGGATATTATGATAGCCGGTGCGGGGACGGTCGGATACAGTCTTGCCCAGACGCTCTCCTACAAGCATAACGTGATCGTCATAGATAAAGACATCATCAAGCTCAACAAGCTGGATGAAGATATTGATATATTGGTACTGCATGGAGATGTGGAGAATCCGAAAACCTATCAGGCCCTTAACTTTGAAAGTGTAGACCTTTTTATCGCTGTAACGGATTCAGATGAAGCGAACCTGCTCTCGACTTTGATCGTAGAGGATGTGCTGGAGGTTGAACGGAAGATCATCCGATTGAAAAATGACGGTTTTTTGAAGAGTCATGTATTGAATAAGCTCTCTATCGATTATGCCGTTTTCCCGGATATTACAACGGCGAACAAGGTCAAGGCTCTCTTTACCTTTCCCAAAGCAAACAACGTCAAAATGTTCCATCAGACAAAACACAAGCTTATTTCTATCCGTGTGCAGTATGATGCCCATAGACTTTACCGTGTAGATGAGCTGATCGACCAGAATGTTTCTATTGTCGGGATAGAAAGAGAAAAATCATTTTTTGTTCCGGCCAGGAGTGATGAGATCCATAAAGAGGATCTCGTCTATCTTTTCGGTACGATCGGTGCTATTGAAGAGATCGCTTCCAAGCTGGATGAAAAAATGCCGACGTCCATTAAAAAGATCGTCATTTTCGGTGCCAATACCCTGGCCCAGAAGATCGCAAAAGCACTGCTTGACAAACATTTGGAGATCAAAATGATCGAAAAAGATCTGAAATATTGCCGTGCAGCTTCGGAATTGCTTCAGGGAAAAGTAGACATCATCAACTCTGCCTATGAAGACCAGCGTCTTTTTGAAGAGGAGGGGCTCAAGAATGCAGATATGATCATTGCAGCCGGACAGAATGATGAGACCAATATCATCAAATGTATGGAAGCAAAAGAGTATGGCATACAGAAGGTCGTGGCAGTCAATAATGACAAAGCGTATTATAATTTAATGCACAAAATGGGTATCGTCGTAGTAAGGGGAAGCAAAGCAGGGGCACATTATGCGATTTTGGAGAAAATCTCTTCGAGTTCCATCGTGACACAGAGACATTTCTGCGGGGGGCAGGGAATTCTTTTTATGAGAAAGATCTATCCCAACTCCGAATTGATAGGAAAATCGGTCAGGTCGGTTAAAATAGGCGATTCCGTTTTTCTGCTCCTGCGTAAAGAGAAGATCTACGATCTGCCACAGGTCGAAACACTGGAACAGGGTGATATTTTGGTAGTATTCGGTGCATTTGACTATAAAGAAGAGATACAGCAGTGGATATACAAGCTTTAA
- the aqpZ gene encoding aquaporin Z codes for MSLSKKLGAEFFGTFWLVLGGCGSAVLAAGFPELGIGFAGVALAFGLTVLTMVYAVGHISGGHFNPAVSFGLWSAGKFETKELLPYIVVQVIGGTLGAAVLYLIATGQAGFEVGGFASNGFGELSPGKYSLTAVVITEVVMTFFFLFIILGATSKNAPAGFAGIAIGLGLTLIHLISIPVSNTSVNPARSTAAALFADTAAMGQLWVFWVAPIVGAILAGLVWKFFESEA; via the coding sequence ATGTCATTAAGTAAAAAACTGGGTGCCGAATTCTTCGGGACCTTCTGGTTGGTTTTGGGAGGATGTGGTTCTGCCGTACTGGCTGCAGGTTTTCCTGAACTGGGTATCGGCTTTGCCGGTGTGGCTTTGGCCTTCGGTCTGACCGTCCTGACAATGGTCTATGCCGTGGGCCACATCTCCGGCGGGCATTTCAATCCGGCTGTCTCCTTTGGGCTCTGGAGTGCGGGAAAATTCGAGACCAAAGAGCTTCTGCCCTACATCGTGGTACAGGTCATTGGGGGAACACTCGGAGCCGCTGTACTCTACCTCATTGCTACAGGACAGGCGGGGTTCGAAGTGGGTGGTTTTGCCAGCAACGGTTTTGGCGAACTTTCCCCGGGCAAATACTCCCTCACCGCTGTCGTCATCACCGAAGTGGTCATGACCTTCTTTTTTCTCTTTATCATTCTTGGTGCTACCAGTAAAAATGCCCCTGCAGGCTTTGCGGGCATCGCCATCGGTCTGGGACTGACACTGATCCACCTCATCTCCATCCCCGTTTCCAACACCTCTGTCAACCCTGCACGAAGTACCGCTGCGGCACTCTTTGCCGATACTGCGGCCATGGGTCAGCTCTGGGTCTTCTGGGTTGCACCTATTGTCGGTGCCATTCTGGCGGGACTTGTCTGGAAATTCTTCGAGTCTGAAGCATAA
- a CDS encoding AraC family transcriptional regulator, translating to MNKEIFPSGLAVELSTLDLEMTVHYFQKWSLESKQMQKGKFSAVISAIHTPRIQIHDVHYSHGFITRGGFPKACIMIGYVQSNARVTFQNRVLQKNELVITTDSGEIDYLASGKNRVLTISVEKQLFLEAFFDFFAEPFDVHQAQNRFLIQPKMLPLLLRSINTWMTFSKSNHSLLLSEERYCMAELEILGDIFSSLMIDRTAHERSGFQIEKARDILHANVNERFNSAMLTHELGISQRQLQRLFKERYGISPKRYLLNLRINAVRKELLLADPKSATISDIALKYHFFDLNHFSKAYKMLFGELPSHTLQKSY from the coding sequence TTGAATAAAGAAATATTTCCTTCCGGTCTGGCTGTCGAGCTTTCTACTTTGGACCTTGAAATGACAGTGCATTATTTCCAAAAATGGAGTCTTGAATCAAAGCAGATGCAAAAAGGCAAATTTTCTGCAGTAATATCTGCGATACATACACCACGTATTCAAATTCATGATGTACACTATTCACACGGATTCATCACACGGGGTGGATTTCCCAAAGCGTGTATCATGATTGGCTATGTTCAATCAAACGCCAGGGTTACTTTTCAAAACAGAGTACTGCAAAAAAATGAGCTGGTTATCACCACTGACAGTGGCGAGATCGATTACCTTGCAAGCGGTAAGAACAGGGTCTTAACCATCTCCGTCGAAAAGCAACTCTTTTTAGAGGCGTTTTTTGATTTTTTTGCTGAGCCGTTTGATGTGCACCAGGCCCAAAACCGTTTTCTTATTCAACCCAAAATGTTGCCGCTTCTCCTCAGAAGTATAAACACATGGATGACATTCAGCAAGAGCAATCACTCTCTGCTTCTCTCAGAGGAGAGATACTGTATGGCGGAGCTGGAAATACTGGGAGATATTTTTAGCTCTCTGATGATCGACCGGACAGCACATGAAAGATCTGGCTTCCAGATAGAAAAAGCACGTGATATCCTGCATGCCAACGTCAATGAAAGGTTCAACAGTGCAATGCTCACACATGAATTGGGTATAAGCCAGCGGCAGCTGCAACGGCTATTCAAAGAGAGATATGGTATTTCACCCAAAAGATATCTTTTGAATCTGCGTATCAATGCAGTGAGAAAAGAACTTCTTTTGGCTGATCCGAAAAGTGCGACGATCTCCGATATTGCATTGAAATATCACTTCTTCGATCTCAACCATTTCTCCAAAGCATACAAAATGCTCTTTGGGGAACTTCCTTCCCATACACTTCAAAAGTCATATTAG
- a CDS encoding phospholipase D family protein, with protein MRSVHIAVILSALLFLSACSTTPDTYPRTSSHALTTYRSTDIGRIIEKEVARHPGKSGYNIIRYGREAFTTRIAMTDLTDRTLDLQYYLWDQDETGRLLALHTLRVADRGVKVRVLLDDIGLQGRDEMIAAMDAHPNIEIRIFNPFSNRGLHALDFLTDTDRVNHRMHNKTVIMDNAFAVVGGRNIGNHYFGVSEDINFRDLDIAAVGPIVREISKMYDYFWNGKWSVPISVIVKKKYTMAELEKERKKLEEKVKKDRYPYPLAQDSSVLQHRLKQLLKGFVWTKGEVLWNDPEQMKRSEEKQTHTMVYALHDRLDKVKKSLFVESAYFIPRNEGIAHLIALRKKGIRIRILTNSLKSNDVLAAYAGYNNYRKELLRNGIEIYELRDDAGASRIINNTPVKKKVRTGLHAKVIVFDEKDVFVGSFNLDPRSSRINTEGGLYIPDRTLAKKVIAYMNEGIDLHNAYRLGLDSSGKLTWTTIENGKTVVYTSEPKVGAWDKLKVNLLQMLPMESQL; from the coding sequence ATGCGATCTGTTCACATTGCAGTCATATTGAGTGCTCTTTTGTTCCTCTCTGCCTGCAGCACCACACCAGACACCTATCCAAGAACCTCTTCTCATGCACTGACGACATACCGGTCCACCGATATCGGAAGGATCATCGAGAAGGAAGTGGCACGCCATCCGGGAAAATCGGGTTATAATATCATTCGTTACGGACGGGAAGCCTTTACGACACGTATCGCCATGACCGATCTGACCGACAGGACACTGGACCTTCAGTACTATCTTTGGGACCAGGATGAGACAGGCCGATTGCTTGCCTTGCATACACTGCGGGTCGCGGACAGAGGGGTCAAGGTACGTGTACTCCTGGATGACATCGGCCTGCAGGGGCGTGATGAGATGATCGCAGCGATGGATGCCCATCCCAATATCGAGATCCGTATTTTCAACCCTTTTTCAAACCGGGGCCTTCATGCTTTGGATTTCCTGACAGATACAGACAGGGTGAACCACCGCATGCATAACAAAACAGTCATTATGGACAATGCTTTTGCCGTTGTCGGAGGAAGGAATATCGGCAACCACTATTTCGGAGTCTCTGAAGATATCAACTTCAGGGACCTTGATATTGCGGCGGTAGGGCCGATCGTGCGGGAGATCTCCAAAATGTATGACTATTTCTGGAACGGGAAATGGTCGGTACCTATTTCTGTGATCGTAAAGAAAAAATACACCATGGCAGAGCTGGAAAAAGAGAGAAAGAAACTTGAGGAAAAGGTCAAAAAAGACCGTTACCCCTACCCTTTGGCACAAGACAGCAGTGTATTGCAGCATAGACTGAAACAGCTGCTGAAAGGTTTTGTCTGGACGAAAGGAGAAGTGCTCTGGAACGATCCTGAACAGATGAAACGCTCCGAGGAGAAGCAGACACATACAATGGTCTATGCATTACACGACCGTTTGGACAAGGTAAAGAAAAGTCTTTTTGTGGAGTCAGCCTATTTCATACCCAGAAATGAGGGTATAGCACATTTGATCGCATTAAGAAAAAAAGGTATCAGAATACGTATTTTGACCAATTCACTGAAATCCAATGATGTGTTGGCTGCTTATGCCGGCTATAACAATTACAGGAAGGAATTGCTCAGGAACGGCATCGAAATATACGAGCTCAGAGATGATGCAGGTGCAAGCAGGATCATCAACAACACCCCGGTAAAGAAAAAGGTGCGTACCGGATTGCATGCGAAGGTCATTGTTTTTGACGAAAAAGATGTTTTTGTCGGCTCCTTCAATCTTGACCCGCGCTCTTCAAGGATCAATACGGAAGGAGGACTGTACATACCGGATCGAACACTTGCAAAAAAGGTCATTGCCTACATGAATGAGGGGATCGACCTGCACAATGCCTACCGCCTTGGTCTGGACAGTTCTGGGAAGCTTACCTGGACGACCATAGAGAACGGCAAAACGGTGGTATATACCTCGGAACCGAAGGTCGGTGCATGGGATAAACTGAAGGTCAACCTGCTGCAGATGCTGCCGATGGAGAGTCAGCTATAA
- a CDS encoding c-type cytochrome — protein MKVLSILLGLMASSALFGNVEEGKKVFAANCAICHTTNGGRAMGPDMNLVAYTRHKEEITAYAKDPSAHYKAFGYSANAMPTLPLEDQEFKDVADYISSLQPFKKWMIKKKKTETEKN, from the coding sequence ATGAAAGTTTTGAGTATATTATTGGGCCTTATGGCCAGCAGCGCATTGTTCGGAAATGTCGAGGAAGGCAAAAAAGTCTTTGCAGCCAACTGTGCCATCTGTCATACAACCAATGGAGGAAGAGCTATGGGGCCCGACATGAATCTTGTCGCCTATACACGGCATAAAGAGGAGATCACTGCCTATGCCAAAGATCCTTCTGCCCATTACAAAGCATTTGGCTACAGTGCCAATGCCATGCCTACACTTCCTTTGGAAGACCAGGAATTCAAAGATGTCGCGGACTACATCAGTTCGCTTCAGCCCTTTAAAAAATGGATGATAAAGAAAAAGAAGACGGAAACAGAGAAAAATTAA
- a CDS encoding thioredoxin family protein — translation MLPQPIKLLFLCLLPLLASANHVHWLGSYDCALQKAHDTHKPLLVLVVSKDSPTSNTIIKNVLMDQKYVDIINEKMVAVIVTYEGSENYPIEMYYTTVFPTLFFIDAQKELFLQKPLYGNGISRENVEKAVKTL, via the coding sequence ATGCTCCCGCAGCCGATCAAGCTTCTTTTCCTCTGCCTGCTGCCCCTGCTTGCCTCGGCCAACCATGTCCATTGGCTGGGAAGCTATGATTGTGCACTGCAAAAAGCGCACGATACGCATAAACCCCTTCTTGTGCTTGTAGTTTCAAAAGATTCTCCAACTTCAAATACCATCATTAAAAATGTTCTGATGGACCAAAAATATGTGGATATCATCAATGAAAAAATGGTCGCAGTGATCGTGACCTATGAGGGAAGCGAAAATTATCCGATCGAGATGTATTATACGACGGTCTTTCCGACACTCTTTTTTATAGATGCGCAAAAAGAACTTTTTCTGCAGAAGCCACTCTATGGTAATGGGATAAGCAGAGAGAATGTGGAAAAAGCAGTGAAGACTTTGTAG
- a CDS encoding TrkH family potassium uptake protein — protein sequence MDIQALKHIFKFVSVIGMALSLFLFSAIVVGWIYGEEMGRFIYFDISLFVFNAIVFAGLRNHTMKLSIKGGILSVNLIWMLLGVAGAIPLMLYTGISFADAFFESVSGFTTTGATIFTDIESLPKSILYLRSLMHWLGGMGIIVLGVGLFSLINPSGSMALFKAESTGIKMEKITPKVKDTAIRLWGIYVLFTVLDAIALKLAGMNVFDAVNHAFSTISTGGFSTRNASLGYYHSNTIVWITTFFMLISGINFLAHLKLFASGKTDGYKREEVLWYLLIFVVLSLLLGSVDVFVDYDNYFHALTHSFFTIASVLTTTGFATLDYSQWGHIAISVIFVAMLVGGNAGSTAGGVKVIRYIVLFKNIAVQLKRTLHPNAIVGVFIDGQKISSQIIASTTGFIFLFVITNMLVTLYLFARGFDAMTAVSTALATVGNIGPGFSLTGPADNYAFFSQVDKIILSIAMIIGRLEFYTVFLLFSRSFWKKF from the coding sequence GTGGATATACAAGCTTTAAAACATATTTTCAAGTTCGTTTCGGTCATAGGGATGGCACTCAGCCTGTTCTTGTTCAGTGCTATTGTCGTCGGATGGATCTATGGTGAAGAGATGGGAAGGTTCATCTATTTCGATATCAGCCTGTTCGTCTTTAACGCGATCGTTTTTGCAGGACTGAGAAATCATACAATGAAACTGAGTATTAAAGGCGGGATACTCTCTGTCAACCTGATCTGGATGCTTCTGGGGGTTGCGGGAGCGATCCCCCTGATGCTCTATACAGGGATCTCTTTTGCCGATGCTTTTTTTGAGTCTGTGAGCGGATTTACAACAACAGGTGCCACGATATTTACCGATATTGAATCACTGCCAAAATCCATACTTTATCTCAGAAGTCTCATGCACTGGCTTGGCGGTATGGGGATCATTGTACTTGGAGTAGGGCTTTTCTCGCTGATCAATCCGAGTGGTTCCATGGCACTTTTCAAAGCAGAATCCACCGGTATCAAAATGGAAAAGATCACACCGAAGGTAAAAGATACTGCCATAAGGTTATGGGGGATTTATGTTCTCTTTACCGTGCTGGATGCCATAGCCCTCAAGCTGGCAGGCATGAATGTGTTCGATGCTGTGAACCATGCGTTTTCCACCATTTCCACAGGAGGGTTCTCGACAAGAAATGCCTCTTTGGGGTACTACCATTCCAATACGATCGTATGGATCACGACATTTTTCATGCTCATTTCAGGGATCAACTTTCTGGCACACCTGAAACTCTTTGCTTCCGGGAAAACAGATGGGTATAAACGTGAAGAGGTACTGTGGTATCTGCTGATCTTTGTTGTACTTTCCCTGCTTTTGGGCAGTGTCGATGTATTTGTCGATTATGACAATTATTTTCATGCCCTGACACACTCCTTTTTTACCATTGCGTCCGTGCTTACCACCACAGGGTTCGCGACACTTGACTATTCCCAATGGGGGCATATTGCGATCAGTGTTATCTTCGTAGCAATGCTGGTCGGGGGAAATGCCGGTTCCACGGCCGGAGGGGTAAAGGTTATCCGCTATATTGTGCTGTTCAAAAATATTGCTGTGCAGCTGAAAAGAACACTGCATCCAAATGCTATTGTGGGTGTATTCATCGACGGACAGAAGATCTCATCACAGATCATCGCTTCAACGACCGGATTTATCTTTCTTTTTGTCATTACCAATATGCTGGTGACACTTTACCTCTTTGCAAGAGGATTCGATGCCATGACCGCAGTCTCTACAGCTCTGGCGACGGTGGGTAACATCGGTCCGGGATTTTCGCTTACCGGACCGGCGGACAATTACGCTTTTTTCAGCCAGGTCGATAAAATAATACTCTCTATTGCCATGATCATCGGAAGACTGGAGTTTTATACGGTATTTTTACTCTTCAGCAGAAGTTTTTGGAAAAAGTTTTAA
- a CDS encoding cytochrome D1 domain-containing protein, whose protein sequence is MRFLLSVLLLGSTFFSVTLSAKEKYFVVERETESVAVIEDGLTRRHMEKMHNMNHGIIKFDGDDAYLISRDGYVVKFDPKTEKIEAEYKTSKSAIGFVIGKNYVAVANYDDKSVDILTRDLKPIDKIVTGSKNVGIKIYKDMIIFAQMDNDKVTVLKDENAGKGTPKFKIFKEFKVGKMPFDAMIKDNTYIVGFFLSKAFGVIDLDKMTYSEIKITAKDNKPVLKVPHFGFWSLSDDRTFIPAVGDNAVMVYDNDFNFIKNIETQGLPVFTALSPDKKYLAVTYSGKDFPTIQIIDTKTLKIIKTFTFNGKVLHVRWSEEYPSLYVSVNDANQVNVIDTDEWFLQREIYQIQHPSGIFLYKTDNKK, encoded by the coding sequence ATGAGATTTTTATTGTCTGTTCTGCTGTTGGGAAGTACATTTTTTTCTGTTACTTTAAGTGCCAAAGAGAAATATTTTGTCGTGGAACGTGAAACCGAGTCGGTAGCTGTCATTGAAGATGGCCTGACCAGAAGACATATGGAGAAGATGCACAACATGAACCACGGTATCATCAAGTTCGACGGAGATGATGCCTACCTGATCAGCCGTGACGGATATGTGGTGAAGTTCGACCCCAAAACAGAGAAAATAGAAGCGGAATACAAGACGAGCAAGTCCGCGATCGGCTTCGTCATCGGAAAGAATTATGTGGCAGTAGCCAATTATGACGACAAGTCAGTGGACATTCTGACACGCGACCTGAAGCCTATAGACAAGATCGTGACTGGTTCGAAGAACGTGGGTATCAAGATTTACAAAGATATGATCATCTTTGCACAGATGGACAATGACAAGGTGACTGTCCTCAAAGACGAGAATGCAGGAAAAGGTACACCGAAGTTCAAGATATTCAAAGAGTTCAAAGTAGGAAAAATGCCCTTCGATGCGATGATCAAGGACAATACCTACATCGTGGGGTTCTTTTTGAGCAAAGCGTTCGGTGTCATTGACCTTGACAAGATGACCTACTCCGAGATCAAGATAACAGCAAAAGACAACAAACCTGTACTCAAAGTACCGCATTTCGGATTCTGGTCGCTCAGTGACGACAGAACTTTCATTCCGGCGGTGGGAGACAATGCGGTCATGGTCTATGACAACGATTTCAACTTCATTAAAAATATCGAGACACAGGGACTGCCAGTATTCACTGCCCTCAGCCCGGACAAAAAATATCTGGCAGTGACCTATTCGGGGAAAGATTTCCCGACCATACAGATCATCGATACCAAAACACTGAAGATTATCAAGACATTTACATTCAACGGGAAGGTTCTTCATGTGCGCTGGTCGGAAGAGTATCCTTCACTCTACGTATCGGTCAACGATGCCAATCAGGTGAATGTCATCGATACGGATGAGTGGTTCCTGCAGCGGGAGATCTACCAGATACAGCATCCTTCAGGTATCTTCCTCTACAAGACGGACAATAAAAAATAG
- a CDS encoding arylsulfatase produces the protein MKRQSTKLLLALTLGLATAVIPTQLMAKKPNILVIWGDDIGWENVSAYGMGVMGYTTPNIDSIGMDGIRFTDHYAQPSCTAGRAAFITGQYPIRSGMTTVGQPGDPLGLQPESPCLAEVLKGEGYATGQFGKNHLGDNNIHLPTVHGFDEFYGNLYHLNTQEESEQRDYQRFAKAFSGDLETYEKKFGTRGVIHSFATDKDDPTVDPRFGKVGKQTIEDTGPLTQERMKDFDAKEVIPKAFDFMLKAKKEGKPFFVWLNTTRMHLYTRLNDKWRYAAETFTSEADIHGSGMLQHDHDIGLVLDFLKKNDLEKDTIVWYSTDNGPEHSSWPHGATTPFKGEKMSTWEGGVRVISMIKWPGHIKENQILNGIQGHMDMFTTLAAAAGVDNVAEKMMKEKKQYIDGLNNMDYWTGRANRSARNSIFYYYESKLSAVRMGPWKFLFSTKDDYYANLVPRTVPIVVNLRMDPFESYTDKESYGHLLQKVSWLMQPMGELMAKHLKTLKDYPPVQGGKSFDMSNIVADFMKGAQ, from the coding sequence ATGAAAAGGCAAAGTACAAAATTACTTTTGGCGTTAACACTTGGTTTGGCAACCGCTGTTATTCCAACACAACTCATGGCAAAAAAACCGAATATCCTGGTGATATGGGGTGACGATATCGGATGGGAGAATGTGTCTGCCTACGGGATGGGTGTGATGGGATATACCACTCCGAATATTGACAGTATCGGCATGGATGGTATCCGTTTTACGGACCATTATGCCCAGCCATCATGTACGGCAGGCCGTGCAGCGTTCATTACGGGGCAGTACCCTATCCGTTCGGGTATGACAACGGTCGGGCAACCGGGTGATCCGCTTGGGCTGCAGCCTGAGTCTCCATGTCTGGCCGAGGTACTCAAAGGTGAAGGGTATGCTACCGGACAGTTCGGGAAGAACCACCTGGGTGACAACAACATCCACCTGCCGACCGTGCATGGTTTCGATGAGTTCTATGGAAACCTTTACCACCTCAATACGCAGGAAGAGTCCGAACAGCGTGACTACCAGCGTTTTGCGAAAGCATTCTCGGGAGATCTTGAAACTTATGAGAAAAAGTTTGGTACCAGGGGAGTGATCCACTCTTTTGCCACGGACAAAGATGACCCTACGGTCGATCCGAGATTTGGCAAAGTAGGCAAACAGACCATCGAAGATACCGGTCCTTTGACACAGGAGCGTATGAAAGATTTTGATGCAAAAGAGGTGATCCCGAAAGCATTTGACTTCATGCTCAAAGCGAAAAAAGAGGGGAAACCTTTCTTTGTATGGCTGAATACTACACGTATGCACCTCTATACGAGACTCAACGACAAGTGGCGATATGCAGCTGAGACATTTACCTCTGAAGCAGATATTCACGGTTCTGGTATGTTACAACATGACCATGATATCGGTCTGGTACTGGATTTCCTTAAAAAGAACGATCTTGAAAAAGATACGATCGTCTGGTACTCAACAGACAATGGTCCTGAGCACTCTTCCTGGCCGCATGGGGCTACAACACCTTTCAAAGGTGAGAAGATGAGTACCTGGGAAGGCGGTGTGAGGGTTATCTCCATGATCAAGTGGCCGGGGCATATCAAAGAGAACCAGATCCTCAATGGTATTCAGGGTCATATGGATATGTTTACAACGCTTGCAGCTGCCGCCGGTGTAGACAATGTGGCTGAAAAAATGATGAAAGAGAAAAAGCAGTACATTGATGGTCTTAACAATATGGATTACTGGACAGGCAGGGCGAACAGATCTGCGCGTAACTCTATTTTCTATTACTATGAAAGTAAGTTGTCAGCTGTCCGTATGGGACCGTGGAAATTCCTTTTCTCTACGAAAGATGATTACTATGCAAACCTGGTACCGCGTACCGTACCGATCGTCGTGAACCTGAGAATGGATCCGTTCGAAAGTTATACGGACAAAGAGTCTTACGGTCACCTGCTTCAGAAAGTCTCCTGGCTGATGCAGCCAATGGGTGAATTGATGGCCAAACACCTCAAGACACTCAAAGACTACCCGCCTGTACAGGGCGGTAAATCGTTCGATATGTCAAATATCGTTGCAGACTTCATGAAGGGTGCGCAGTAA